Genomic DNA from Chaetodon auriga isolate fChaAug3 chromosome 18, fChaAug3.hap1, whole genome shotgun sequence:
ATGTGATGAAAGCTTATGATTCAGAcaagcagaaaacactgaaaatatagaaaacacacagttagaTGGAAACATGATGACTCAGCAGAGTAAAACCCATCGTTCAGCCGAATGATATCACAGCATTCCCCTTCATAACACCACTTACTGTCTGATTACTGGGCCTTTACGATGTTACCCAGCTGTATTTACCGAAGCCTATTTGTTGGATCGTTTCCTCCCTGATAATTGTGATATTTCTGGCAGCATAATTGGCTGAAGGTTAATGGGGATCTGGCAGGAGATGCTgggtcactgctgctgcagcctccacaaAGACGAGTGTGACTGAATGTTCAAACGGTACACTAGAGTATTAAATCATTGTGAAATTAATATCAGTGAAGGCTTTCCAGAGACAAAAGGTATCGATACTCTATCGGTTCAAACATTTATTGTAAAGTGTTGACTTTTCATTGCCaatgtaaatattaatattCTAACACGACAAATCAAGTATTTAACTGACTGAACTAACTTTACTGCTCtgtacagctgaggatgatggagTGCCATTAGTTTTCCAAGTATTTAGACATACAACAAAGTATTAGTCATCCTGAATTACTGACCAGATGATGGCGCTACATGAAAGTTAAGGGAATCACTCATTAGGATACATCGTCATGTCTGTCCTAACGTGATGCCAGTCTGTCTGACAGGTGCTATGATATCTGAGTCTGGACCAACCAAAGACACACTGCCAAAGAGGATCGCTGATGGCCGTTGGttacaaaaacaaccaaaccaatcagagctttgaaGGCGGGATTAAGAACTGGACGACGTGTTCTTGTGCCATagccagaaaaacagcaacagagaaaCTGGCACAAAAATTGGAAAAAGCATTGATGATACTGAGGAAGGCGGCTGCACAGGTTGTTAGAGACCCAGAGTAatcaatatgaaataaatacCACAGCACCAGCCAACTGGCTCTGCCGGCTGATAGTTTGCGGTTTTATAGGGTCCCGACGTGACACCCCGAAAAACTACAAATtctcattttcacctttttatggattaaacaaacaaacataacttGCTCAATAGTTTATAGGTGATTTTCAAACCATTTGTCATTGGTTCccctttgtttccagtctgtgtgctaagctaagctaaccggctgtaAAAGAAACAACAGTTAAAAGAttaccatcaccatcatctcgTCAACTTGTCCGTTAAAGCGGCTGGACCAACATTTCGCCCTCAAAAGACAAAACTTTGACTTTGTTTCTCACTGCAGCCCTGTTTGTGTCAGCTGTAGAGAATGCTGTCCATGAAGCAGACTGCGGAGATAATTAAATGCTGGATGGTTGTTTCTTTCAGTGGACGGCTCCTCTGAGGTCTCTACATATCGTATCATTTCACAGATCACTGAACGCTCCCTCAGGTCCCTGCACTGCTGACACGGCCTGTCAGACAGACACTGTTCACCTGCCCTGCGGGATATTGACTAACAGATGATCTCTGATATTTAGGCGACACAACACGCGCTCAGTGTTGCCAAACAAGAACTTAATGCAGCAGCTACAACAAACTTGATTCAGTGTCTCATAGACAGTTTGCCGCCGTGGGCTGGATGATTGCTGCAGAGGTGCTCAAACCACTTCGTTAGACACGTGAGATTAAATATGAGCCATAAGGCAACAGCAATAACTGCAAAGCTCTTTATTACCTTTGGATTGCTCATCAAAGTGGTTTATTCAGCACTTCACGCTAACGCTTGAACAAGAGAAAATCCATGACAGGCGCCAAACGTGAAGCAAGGGGAGTAATTCAGGGTTCAGTCTTTACATTTGGACACGAGGAGTCAGCAATAACACCACACACTGCAGCTATGTTTGACCTATTTGACCCACCGGAGCTAAGGGACATAAAGCTGAAGCGTTCTGAGAAATAGGAAATAGCACCAGGTGCACGTCACTATTTCCCCAAAACAAGTCagttttagcattagcattaccTTCATTAGCTAACCGCGGTTATTAAATCTGCTGGCGAGAGTCGTCATTTTAGCCCACAAACTCCACCGTCGTCAGGTAGAAGTGAGAagtctgcttttgtttactgGACAGGAAGGACGTCAAAGGGTCTGTTGATGAGTTTTAGGTCAAAAAGCACGTCAGGTAAACTCAGGTAAAACAGCGCCAAATTGGGCTACAATGTGGACGTTGCTAACAAAATAATCATCTTTCAGTCTTTGATAAAATAATGAGTGATTAAATTTACTTTCCTGatgctcatttattttcaaaaaattaacagaaaattaTTTTGGAGTTTAAGAAAAACTAGTTTCTTTATGAAGAAACTTACAGAAGCTAGTGGAACAGATGCTAGCTATCAGAGCTCTATTGAAGCTAACAGCCACGTCTTCACCCTTGATAACGTGTAAATGCGTTTGTTGTCATCTGCCATGTTAAAGCCTCCATGATTTGTTAccgtctgtgtttctgtggttgttctTTGTTTGTATTATCCGTATTTAGTTGAAGATATTTTACATAAACACTCTAAAGACGATGAGTCTGTTTTACCTTAATAATCAGCACATGGTCCCATTTGAACATAAAGCTGCCCTCAGGTTTCAGaactccagtgtgtgtgtgtgtgtgtgtgtgtgtgtgtgtgtgtgttgtgctcaTGTACATGCGTTTGGGGGGCGTTTGCTCTCGTGTCCCAGCAGTATAATTGAACAGAATCTGTTTTACACTTGGCTGCTTCTTTTCAGCTTGGACATCCcgtaagatgtgtgtgtgtgtgtgtgtgtgtgtgtgtgtgtgtgtgtgtgtgtgtgtgataaaggCTAATCATGAAACACTGGCAATCTCCCATGTGAAGTGTGTGacattaagtgtgtgtgtgtgtggttatctCAAGTGAGCCCAAATTAGTTTTTTTCCACCTCATTACCCACATCATCACAGCTCTCCCTCACTGCACACGGCAAGAACACCAacctgagtgtgtgcgtgtgtgtgtgtgtgtgtgtgtgtgtgtgtgcgtgtgtgtgtgtgtgtgtgtgtgtgtgtgaggaaaatggagaagtcagtgttttgtttcGTCCTCACGATTGAGGCTACTGTATTGTCAGAGGTGAAGTGTCATTCCCAGTCGCTGTGACCAGGtagcaacatgaaaaagaatCAGATATGATGCTGTTTGATTGAGAACATACAGAAGAATCaatgcatgttagcatgctgatgttagcatttagcacaaagtACCATTGTGCGTCCTCACAGAGCACCGAGTGTGTCTGCAGACAGTTAGTCTTCTTTGATGCTCTTTGTCAGTCGAAGAGCTCATAATTTCATGGCTGTGAAATCAGAATGTCAGATAAACATTGAACTGATGAGTTTTAGGCCAAAAGGCATCGAGCCGTCTGAGGTCAAACTGGGCTCAACCTGTCTGTAGAtactcattcatccaggtcatggtacaTCTAAGAGCTTCTTTTCGGTTCTAGAAGACctttcttcagttctaactgactgatTTTAACTCATGTGACCCCAATGACTCACTTGATGGCTGGGTGGGTCGACGACTCACATGTGACCTCAACAACACCCAAAGTGTGAATGATCCTTTAAGAGGATaaatgcctgggactccccacaAGTCCGTCTCTAGAACCTCAAGCAAGTTCAGGTACCTTTCAAAAGCACTCAGATGGTCTTGATTCACCTGGTTGTAAAGTTTCCTTCAGCAGCATATCTGTGAGTACATGTTAGCTAGGTATTACATATATGGCTAAGATATATATATTAGATATATTTTAACATTCACTGATTTGCATTACATTACACTGCagaacactgtatttattatccatatctgACTCATGTAATTCAATATGCAATAGTAttcttgatttttattttgtatccttTTTTATCGTCTTTTGATCTTTTCTATGTCTCGCTTTTATTCTTTGCTGTCCTTAACAATTTCATTTCCCCGGCATGGacttttatcttatcttatcttagacTACATTGTTGAGGTCTGCTTGACACTAAAATCTAACAATTAAATGATGttggaaaaacatttaattgcAACCTTTTCATCAAAACATGTACTGTTCTAAAACATTTATCCCAGAAAAAACCTAAATGTTTGAATATTTTTAGACCTGCAAATGTGCTTCGAGTCTGTTTTCCCACCTCACTGCCAGCATTAATCGATTTCACCTCGCTCTTTAGTGGTTGACCAGTCTCGCCACTCTTCCACTATAGTGAACATTGATTGTAACCCACTTAATCAGGATAAGATCTGTTTCCACTGCAAACAAAACTGttctctgcagcaacatttaCTCAAAAAGTCAATCTAGTCAATGCTAAGTATTCTGTAGATCCATGTCTGTTACAGAGTGAACAAACCCCAGTGCCAATGTAATGTGGTGTGACCTGAGGTAGTCTGAGAGGACATCACCATGTGCACTGTTGTctttaaaaactgaataaacGGAGAGAATGGACCATCTCTGtcttcatgaacacacaccttcTGTACCCCTGCAGCTCCTTTCCAGACTCCAAAGAGCAATATCCCGACTTCCCTTTGAAGAATGGCGGCATGGCCGGCGCCATCGAGCTGAAACGACCCGTCGGCGCCCACTGCCACGGTACCAAAGCCTTGGTGTGTGAGGACAGCGTGGACAAGCTGCTGGCCAAGAAGAAACTCTACATCGCCTCCGCCGTCTGCCTGGTCTTCATGATTGGTGAAGTCATAGGTAACAGTGAAAACGCTCACATCACACAAAGTGACTGTTTCTGAAGGGAATTAAACGCCTTCCGCGCTGACGCTGATGTCATAATAATGGAAATACCGTCCTGCTGAAGAGTAACTGCACGTTTGTCACTAAAGCAAAGAAACTGCAAAGAACAAAGCCTCAAACTTTTTATGGCCAATGGCATGAAATGGTGTTTAGATTCGCTGGCTGATTGCCTGGATGTTTACGATGGCATAAAACAATCTCACATCTCTTTCACCCGAGGCTTCACTCTGCATCTAAGTATTAATGGTTCACGGTTTGAGGCTGCATTAAAGTACAGGTTTAGCAAACCTTTAAATGGCAGAGATACATGTTATTAAAGGTTGGGGGGGTTGATGCTCAGAGGATGCTTTCACAGGTGGTGACACTCCTCATCAGCAAGTTTTTACTGTTTGGGTGAAGGATTAACTGTGATATTTCTCTCAGTCGGTCATGTTCTGGTCTCCCACAGGAGGCTACCTGGCCCACAGCCTGGCCATCATGACGGATGCAGCCCACCTCCTGACAGATTTTGGCAGTATGATGGTGAGCCTGTTCTCCCTGTGGATCTCCTCCAGACCGCCCACCAAAACCATGAACTTCGGGTGGCACAGATCAGGTCAGGACGAGTAATCAGATTCCtctgagtggatggatggagcgaGGACGGAGGACAGAAAGATGATGGATGTTTGGAAGGATGGATGattactacatttatttattgatatgtAAATTTATGAGTCACTGAAtagcagaaggaaacagctctTGGTTAAAATCTTGATGTTTTAgaaaaaatatttgatttaaaTGATACTTTTTGCAGAACTTACtaagtacactttgtgctattttgttGCCTTCAGTATACTGTAAGTATTGCAGAATCAGCGTATTCATTTTTGATAAATCTAAGCAGAAATTAATGACATCAACTTAGAAGAAAACCTTTTAAAAGTAgatgtcaaacatactttaaattaagccAAAGCAAAAGTGTAATTGCAGTGACTTTCTTACACTTAAACTACATTTCTAATACACTGAAGTATATTAATACACTTGTTGAGTGTCTGTCTGGGTCTCTGCTGGGAGCATCTGagtctttcctgtctgtcactggtctgatgatgatgaagctcttCCTCTGAGGGATGCAGTCTGTTATTTAACTTCACGTCTTCAGACAGACTTGTGATTCTTTTGCATGGAGTGTGATGAACTGTAGGGCTGCGTGAAAATGATTAAGACTCTCTTCTCTCCACAGAGATCCTCGGGGCGTTCATCTCAGTCATTTCCATCTGGATCGTCACGGGGGCTCTGGTCTATTTAGCCATCGAGAGGATTGTACGCAACGACTATGAGATTGATGGCCACGTCATGTTAGTCACCTCCGGCTGTGCTGTCATTGTCAACATAATGTGAGTGGGCCTCAGCATAATGGATGCTAACATGGTACATGGCATTgctacaacaaaaacagaaattcaatttaaagctgcacactTCTGTGCAAAGATGCTTCTTCAAACATCATTAAGGCATCCATGCATGCTTCTAATATGAATATGAACCGAGCTGACTGAGAAGTCTCTAAAAGAAATGCAGGCGGTTCAACAGTAGCTTAATCAGACACCCAGGCCTCCATCCATGAGTGCAGGGCAGCTTTAAACACCTGCAGAAGATACTATAAGAGCACACGCTCATacctgaaaacaccaaaacagaacaacaaatatctataaaggaaaggaaaagagagtaTTTTATGATTATTATCAGTGTTTAAGTCAAACCTGCTGTTCCCGAGTGCACTTTCGAGCAGACGCAGCAGTTAAAGcacctctttgtctctgcagcatGGCCTACATCCTCCATCATTCCACCACCTTCCACGCCCACGGCAGCGGTTACCACCAGATCGACGAGGACGGGCGGAGTCCCGTGGGCCACTCCCACGCGCTCCTCAGTGGCCACGGCAACACGAGCGTCCGCGCCGCCTTCATCCACGTGGTCGGAGACCTGCTGCAGAGCGTCGGCGTCATGGTGGCGGCGACCGTCATCTACTTTCGGGTCAGATATAGATCACATTCACGTTAGGGTGAGACTGACATGTCAGTTTGCTGATGTCAGCGTTTTAATAAAAATCAAGCATCAGTTCTGAAATTCGCGGGCAGACACtgaattgatttttattttttcaggatgaaaatactcaatttaatatatttaattcaaaataaaaaacaccaaaaacacttAAAGGGTTATTTTAAAGCGTCACAGTAATCACCAAGTGTCATTTAAAGGCACATTTTAATGAAGCgtgagatgaaaacatgaatgctTTCATTTATTCTGCGTCCTGGTTATTATGGATGAAAGGGTTAAATATTTCCATCTTCATGCAAGAtgttccctttttgtttttttgccctGAGCACTTTAACGGTTTATGACTGCGGAAAAAACACCATCTGATGTCCCTTTAATCTCCTTCAAGTGTCCATAAcctattttctctctttcagcctgAGTATAAAGTTGCAGATCCCATCTGCACGTTCCTCTTCTCCGTCTTCGTCCTCTGCACCACCGTCACCATCCTCAGAGACGTCTTCCGGATACTCATGGAAGGTACCTCACATGGAGACCAATGAGCTGTTTTTGATTGACAAACTGTGGTTTTAGGAGGTTAAAGGCTGCTATATgtgtagtttgacatttgggaaatatacctattcactttctttctgagagttagatgagaagatcgatgaTATTCTCATATTTGCCCTCTACATATGAAACTATAGCCtgctgctggttagcttagcttagcataaagactggacacaggggaaaacagctaatACAACTCTGTCCAAAGTTAGCAAATCCTCCAACAaaagctcactaatcaacaTGATATATCTTGTTTGATTAGAAACCTCAgtaatcaaacaaacaagatataacatgttaattagtgagcttctgaggtgctggtaggcacaTTTTTTAACCTTTGAAAAGACCCATGCTAGCTGTTCAcccttgtttccagtgtttatgctaagctaagacaaccagctgcagcttcatatttaacagacacacatgagaCGGTGGCATCCATCGACTAACTCTCAGCAGGAAAGCAAATGTTGAACTTCTCCTTTCCTTGGCACAGGCTGAAGTGGTATTTGTGACTCACACTCAGAGATGTGTCCTCGCCTGCAGCTGACTTCAAGCTGTTAAAGTTTCACCTGATCCGACAAGGTCGACGTCACATGATGCTGTGGGCTGACATGTTCTGTGCATTCGTAGATTTGAAGcatatttttaatgtaatgaaGGTAATCACGTCCTGGTTGGCTAAATGGTGATTAGCACCAGGATTTGGCCTATAAGTAGAAAAACCTCAGTTTCAACTTTTCGGTCTGTGCAGAACAAAGAGCGAGAGCACAGATGGCCACATCCTGAGGATGACACGAAATAGTTTGGGACATTTTAAAATTCTCTTTGCACATCACTGAACTTCCTAAAGACGACCTTCCCACGAGCAGAGCCAGAGCAGAAACAGGCCTGTGGTGTCAAAGAGAATCActcattttatgtttaaaaaaaaaacaaaaaacaacacatactTCAGTCATGGCTGTTTttactgtgtacacacacatttaaccaATATGACAACTGGAATATGAACTCATTGGTgagttaaataaaataattacaGGTTACCTGAAAAGTAATGAAATGTGCTATACGGTGCTACAAACCTACAGAGCTAATTAAACGTTTGATGTCTGTTAACATGAATAGAAACAAGACAAACCTAAAGGCTTTGCACATGAGgaacaaactcacacacacgaTGGAAACTGATGTCTCTTAACTTGtggccttttgtttttcagggtcTCCTAAAGGAGTAGAGTTTAACTCAGTGAAGGAGGTGCTGCTGTCCGTGAAGGCTGTGAAGTCTATGCACTGTCTGCACCTCTGGGCTCTGACTCTGAGCCAGGCACTGGTCTCTGTTCACCTGGCCATAGGTAACCTAACATACCGCTCTATGAGCTACACTGAGAGAAAGTAGAACAGCTGCTTGGGAAGTTGTGGGCTGAGGGATGGACGTGTTTGTACATCATACTGATGATGTAAAAGCAGAAGTGAAGCAGTGAAGTTAGTGCTGATGCTGCATAGTTTCACCTCATTGTTACTGGTAACCAAAGGTGGTATTTACCAAAGACTTCACCACGTTCAAGCCGGTggtggaaaaacatgaaaggttTCTGCTTCAACTAACGTGAAATTAATGTGACTCTTCATCCCACGTCATCCACTCATTTCAGGCAGATTTCATTCCACATTTCAAATCCGATCTTCTCGTcttttgaatgtgtttgaaaccaaaaagaagaataaattGTGGCAGAAAAATATCTAGTAAACTGTTGTTTTCCACTTTCTTGTTTGACGTCAGAGGAGGGAGCCGACgctcagtctgtgctgcaggaggccACCGATCTGCTCCACACCAAGTTTGGCTTCTACAGCATCACCATCCAGGTCGAGCTCTACTCTGAAGACATGAGCCACTGCTCCCACTGCCAGGACCCCAGTGACTGATACTGATGCTGGGACGGACAAGACTGGACCCAACAGGACATGGAACGGGGCTCATTTTCATTCCCTGTGGGTGAGCTGGACCACTGAGAGCTGcgttcacttcctgtccagctTCCTGTTAAAGGAGCAGGAAAAGTTTTTGGTTGCGTTTGCCATTAAGTCACAAGAAATTAGACAGCGAAATCATCCATGTGTTGGAGGCGAGTGCTGAAGCTCCATGCTAACATGGAACAGGCCAACTAAACCCTTAAAAGGGAACTCCAGTCCTCAAGGTtgtacagtttttaaaaatactgGGACACTTTCACAAGAAGAATTGGGGTCAATCTGCATGCAGGGGTGATGAGGTGCAAGACTGAAATGATGGTCCTGTCCGAAAAATATGCAACCGAGCCACAAAACCTCTTCCATCCAAATGAAATGACGCTTCATGATGAATGGAAAAATATCTACAATAGCAGAAAGTGTAGAGCAGGCGTGTCCGCTGGCCAACAGCTGGTTTACAGCAGgtacaaacactgcagctcacaaACAATCAAACAGCCCATTGACAAGAAG
This window encodes:
- the slc30a2 gene encoding zinc transporter 2 — protein: MDNNAANSEKSQLIHEKNAKMYSLKLQSSFPDSKEQYPDFPLKNGGMAGAIELKRPVGAHCHGTKALVCEDSVDKLLAKKKLYIASAVCLVFMIGEVIGGYLAHSLAIMTDAAHLLTDFGSMMVSLFSLWISSRPPTKTMNFGWHRSEILGAFISVISIWIVTGALVYLAIERIVRNDYEIDGHVMLVTSGCAVIVNIIMAYILHHSTTFHAHGSGYHQIDEDGRSPVGHSHALLSGHGNTSVRAAFIHVVGDLLQSVGVMVAATVIYFRPEYKVADPICTFLFSVFVLCTTVTILRDVFRILMEGSPKGVEFNSVKEVLLSVKAVKSMHCLHLWALTLSQALVSVHLAIEEGADAQSVLQEATDLLHTKFGFYSITIQVELYSEDMSHCSHCQDPSD